A window of Penaeus chinensis breed Huanghai No. 1 chromosome 9, ASM1920278v2, whole genome shotgun sequence genomic DNA:
tatatatatacatatatatatatatatatacatatatctatatataaaacatatacatatatatacaatatatatataaatacatatatatatatatatatatatatatatatatgaatatatacatacatagaacaaTATATGCACACCCAGCCTTCAAAGTCGAGTTAGCGTGTGCAATCGGCCGAAATAAAACAcatttgatatcatcattattgttatcgctctatttcatttattagaCAGTGGCTTCAATTCCGGCAAAAGCCATATATAATTTCGTTTCCACACGGGAAATAGCTGTTGGTTTTAGCGAAATTTACAGAACACAAACGCCATTGTTTATGTTGACTGTAATGCATATGctcttaaatattttattatgattctgtttgtttgtttaatttaataTCCGACATTTTCCCGGCCACGGTACCGATGCAtagatgtgggaggggggggaaggggggggagaaggaagggtaaggggggggtgagtattgaggggggagtggggtacGGGcgtgtaggggaggaggagggggggggaggggcgctgcTTACCTTGGGCAAATAGGAAAGCGCAGTTCGACCAGATTAGAATTTATATCAACAGTGATTTAACGAGAGGATGTgtgttggctctctctctctctctctctctctctctctctctctctctctctctctctctctcactctccttatctttcgctttctctttctctctcgctgttatacacacacgaactctctctctcgtgcacacACTCGcaatatctccctctatctctctatatcctttatatatatctatttatttattttatttctcacgctatctatctatttatctatttatgtctcactttctttctcattctctcttcctctctctctctttctccatctatctattatatttatatctataaacacacacacgcatgaatatatatatatatatatatatatatatatatatatatatatatatatatatatattatatatatacatatatatacatatatatatatatatatatatatatatatatatatatatgtatgcatgtgtgcgtgtgtgtgtgtgtgtgtgtgtgtgtgtgtgtgtgtgtgtgtgtgtgtgtgtgtgtgtgtgtgtgtgcgtgtgtgtatgtatgtttatatgtaattgccgagatggtccagtggaccccgaccctcatggtcccgagttcaattcccatctgcggcagttgtaaaaataatttctcgagcctaatctcacggcgagaaaacaacatattgccttgagaaatcgaacacaggtgtcgtaggggaagtcaccgccgaggtataagtggtagcgcgcagaaccccggttgattaggaagggaattaCATTAAGGGTattactgccaaatgacctcccaataataaattgggagacgCCTagatcctgcattggaatgaatggctgttgaacaaacaaacaaacaaatatgtacatatgtgtatgtatatgtgtgtgtatacatatatatatatatatatatatatatatatatatatatatatatatatatatatatatatatatatacatatatatatatacatatatacatatatacatatatatgtgtataggtatatgtatacatgtgtatatatatatatatatatatatatatatatatatatatatatatatatatatatatataacagagtgaagtagatggatcgataggtatatatatatatatatatatatatatatatatatatatatatatatatacatatcaatccaTCCACTTCACTCTGTTATGATACTCCGAGATAATactaaaaaacagaaagaagaatgaaaagtcgGAAGAGTTACAAGGAAAGAAGNNNNNNNNNNNNNNNNNNNNNNNNNNNNNNNNNNNNNNNNNNNNNNNNNNNNNNNNNNNNNNNNNNNNNNNNNNNNNNNNNNNNNNNNNNNNNNNNNNNNCATCGTCATATCTGactttttctatgtatttattatttcgatttttattcatcttatttatcaattttcattcattcatcttatcaattatattaaataatttaCATTCATGCATTCACTTTATCACTCACTGTAAtctattaattttcatttattcatatcaattcctttttctttatcccggtgcctattttttttttctttatttaccttgTCTTTAGTTAATTATTTATACACTGATCTGTTTATAGGACCAAGCAAAATTCCTTACAGATCGTGATGTACTGCAAATCTCTCCATAAGACGAGACTGTCTATAAAAGGAAGGTCAGATTTTGGCCGTAAGTAgattattgatagatatagattatatagtgGATACATCGGGGTAGAATCCAGCTGATGGTGACGTTTGGATAAATATGACGGTAGATAGGAGTGAGTTACGAGTAGAGTTACGAGTAGATTAGAGTAGGCAAGAGTAGTAAAGTGTTAAGTCAGTGCGTTTGATTTTCCAACACCGTGTTATTGTGGGCTGTTCGCTCTGGGGGATGTGTTGAATGTTGTTtattcaaaggattttttttttttttagtgaagtACTGTCTGTTCCtcactcctttttccccctcttctctctcacccacacaaaaaacacaccaaaacactacaacacaaaaacacattttaaaatataaatatatatattatatatataaaaaattattttatatatataagtatttattgtatatatatatatatatatatatataaatatattataatgtggtgtgtgtggtggtggtgtgtgtgtgtttggttatgtaGTATATACTATTAtagtaaatacttatatatatttttatatatataatttattatataaaataaaaaaaatatataatacatatattttgtgtgtggtgtgtatgtatgtatatacctttaataagtaaataacttatatattttgaaaatttataatatataaaatattatatatatatatatccttttatgtggggtgtagtgtgtgtgtgtggtgtttgttttgtgtgtattgtgtgagtggtgtgtggggtgtgtgttgtttgtgtgtgtgttgtgttgtgtgtgtgtatttgtgtgttgtgtgtgtgtttgtgtgtgtgtgtgtatttgtgttgtgtggtgtgtgtgtgtgtgtgtgtatttgtgtgtgtgtgtgtatttgtgtgtgtgtgtgtatttgtgtgtgtgtgtgagtgtgtgtgtgtcccatatCTTCTTATTTCATCTACTTCACTTTCCTGCGGGGCAAAAAGATCCTGGTAGATAATGACTCACGCCACAATTGAGTCAAGTTACAAcattaacaaagagaaagaaaaatggagagagagacaattagacaggtaaaaggaaaaaagaaatgaaagggaaagaaaaagagagatgaaggagataaGTGAGAAGAGTAGAAAGATTAAAGTAATGACAGTGGAAAatatctctctcaaaaaaaaaggaaaatataaataacacgaaatgaagagaaaggaaaaaaataagaaaataatatattcagCCAAGTGTTataaaataatgacagaaaattaCAAGTGGCACCTGTGTGCCTCTTAGCCCCGCCCAGTTAGTAGCTCTTTCAGAaactgttatttatataattacttacGAAAttgctctacctctctctctctctatctctatttctctctctttatcacttcatccttcttcgtctgtctttttttttttttttcctatctcaaTCTTCGTCTATCAATTTTGTATAAAGAAAGTCTCTTGCAATTGATGGTTGAATGAAGGGgtatgggaaggaaggggggagaggggggggggggtggtgaggggggcgagggagggggggggggggggggagcggggacaAAGATttacaaaagggggggggggggaggggacgaggaaaggaggagggaatagaaggtgagaagagagagggaggtgaaagagattGAAGTGATAAGTAGGTAATGATGTACTTATATCAGTCATTTTATATggaataataagtgataattttCAGGTGGTTGgctttctcactctcccattcacttttgtactgttattatcatttttattatcagtgtaattactatcatttggtctgattttttttttttcttttttttctttttggctatTGTCATATTTCTTAGaatcatcaacattgttactagtattatctttTTCCGTTATGAATACCGATACCACTAatctcatcaacattattacaatGATTTAAGATAAATGGTTATTTACTGTTTCTAATTGtccttattatgactatcatcatttccattcgaattgtgtttgttattataattactgatttACACGTAAATACTACAAAAGTAAAAATGTctgaaagggaaaatagaagaaaaaaaaagtgaggaaactAGAACAGAAATGACTGTTCAGGAGGTGACTGTCCGTGAAGTGACTGTCCATGAAGTGACTGTCCGTGAAGTGACTGTCCACAAAGTGACTGTCCGTGAAGTGACTGTCCGTAAAGTGCCTGTCCGTGAAGTGACTGTCCGTGAAGTGACTGTCCGCAAAGTGACTGTCCATGAAGTGACTGTCCACAAAGTGACTGTCTGCAAAGTGACTGTCCGTGAAGTGACTGTCCGTGAAGTGACTGTCCGCAAAGTGACTAACCATGAAGTGACTGTCCACAAAGTGACTGTCTGCAAAGTGACTGTCCGTGAAGTGACTGTCCGTGAAGTGACTGTCCACAAAGTGACTGTCCATGAAGTGACTGTCCGCAAAGTGACTGTCCATGAAGTGACTGTCCGTGAAGTGACTGTCCGTGAAGTGACTGTCCGCAAAGTGACTGTCCGTGAAGTGACTGTCCGCAAAGTGACTGTCCGTGAAGTGACTGTCCGTGAAGTGACTGTCCGTGAAGTGACTGTCCACAAAGTGACTGTCCATGAAGTGACTGTCCGCAAAGTGACTGTCCATGAAGTGACTGTCCACAAAGTGACTGTCCGTGAAGTGACTGTCCGCAAAGTGACTGTCCGTGAAGTGACTGTCCGCAAAGTGACTGTCCGTGAAGTGACTGTCCGCAAAGTGACTGTCCGTGAAGTGACTGTCCGTGAAGTGACTGTCCACAAAGTGACTGTCCATGAAGTGACTGTCCGCAAAGTGACTGTCCATGAAGTGACTGTCCACAAAGTGACTGTCCGTGAAGTGACTGTCCGCAAAGTGACTGTCCGTGAAGTGACTGTCCGCAAAGTGACTGTCCGTGAAGTGACTGTCCGCAAAGTGACTGTCCGTGAAGTGACTGTCCACAAAGTGACTGTCCATGAAGTGACTGTCCGCAAAGTGACTGTCCATGAAGTGACTGTCCACAAAGTGACTGTCCGTGAAGTGACTGTCCGCAAAGTGACTGTCCATGAAGTGACTGTCCGCAAAGTGACTCCATGAAGTGACTGTCCGCAAAGTGACTGTCCACAAAGTGACTGTCCACAAAGTGACTGCCCGTGAAGTGACTGTCCGCAAAGTGACTGTCCATGAAGTGACTGTCCACAAAGTGACTGTCCGTGAAGTGACTGTCCGCAAAGTGACTGTCCATGAAGTGACTGTCCGCAAAGTGACTGTCCGCAAAGTGACTGTCCGCAAAGTGACTGTCCGCAAAGTGACTGTCCGCAAAGTGACTGTCCACAAAGTGACTGTCCACAAAGTGTCTGTCCGTGAAGTGACTGTCCACAAAGTGACTGTCCGTAAAGTGACTCCACAAAGTGACTGTCCGTGAAGTGACTGTCCGTAAAGTGACTGTCCGTGAAGTGACTGTCCGCAAAGTGACTGTCCGTGAAGCGACTGTCCGCAAAGTGACTGTCCGCAAAGTGACTGTCCGCAAAGTGACTGTCCGCAAAGTGACTGTCCGTGAAGTGACTGTCCGTAAAGCGACTGTATTACGATAATTAGTACTTAAGATTAACCGGTAGTGGGCGAGGTGAGTGAGCTGGGCGACAGTGTTGGACATCATTCACGTATGATTATGTATTGTGTTCTTAAGCTATTCCCTGACAGGTATAATGAGCCCTTGACCATTGCcactgtctgtttttatttttcatttttttttcttatgtatctttatttgtttttgttttttttcagctaCTTCGGTTGAGTTTAAAATGTTGGAAATATTAATAAAGCGATGCagaatactaaatatatacatatagatagatagatagatagattatagattTTAAACATTAGAAGTAACTTATACTGAAAGTGTAAGTGATCTGCGTGGTAATGATGTCTTCAGCACAAAGATAAACGTCGTTGGTAAATACAGGTTAATAgatagtagaaaaaagaaaatagataataagatGAAACTTGTAAAAGTTCAGACAACGACCTCTGAATTAAATAGTGTAAATGCTGATTATATGGAATAAAGAGACAAGATGTTTTTTGATAATCTATAAACAAGTAGTATCAATAATTTCTCGAATAAAGTGTGATATAACGATACCAAAAGctacagtatcaataataaacaatataagtaTGATGTCGATTTCAAAGATGACGATGGTaattgtgaaaatgatgatgacaatattaataatttgaaTAGATAGaccgaatgataatgataatagtcataattacaGCAATGTAAAATAACTACTAAAGCAATAATGAAAACGGTAAAGAAAATATTCTCAAGATTATAAGATCTTAAATGATAGTATACCGACTAATGcactacaataacgataataaccaaATAACAGAGtgtaaaagaggaaaattaacTCAAATAAAAGCGACAATGAATCATTTCCActcagaaaatacagaaaaaaaagaaagttaagtCATACCTTTTCTTATATAAAGATTTTTATTCCAAATTTGAAAGTTTgggtgattttcttttttaattttagaGTATTtcatcactaaaaaaaaaaaaaaaaaaaaaaaaaataaaataataataatcatgcctTATAcctaaataaaaacagaaagaaataaattctttaaaaataaattttcgaTTTGAAACAATCCAACTATACGGAGGGCTGGTGTCGAGTCATTAACAAAATTTTGATGGGTTCGCTTCATCTTTTTTCAAAATTAACCTTTCGGTCCGGTTGAGATATCTGTGGctcagggggagagaaagagagaagaagagaagaggagaaaagagaggagagaggggagagagagagaagaggggagacgaaggaaggagaggagaggagagagagagagagaggagaagagaggcaaggaggagagaaggttggaagagaggagagaggagaggagagggcgagaggagcggagaagagaagagagagagagagagagagcagagagaggaagaggaggggaaaggagaggaggaggcgcgaggagggcgaggagagagaggagaagaggagggagagagggaggaaaggaagggagagcgagagagagagagagagagagaggaggaagagagagagggccagaagggcgagagagagagagagaggaggtgagagagagagagagggagagagagagggacgaggaggaggggagaggggaggaggcggagggggggagagggagggatgggaggagaggggagaggaagagaggaagaggagagaagagagagagaggaagagagagcgaggggggggaggagatagagaggagagagagggaggaaaggaggagtaggcaagcaaagagggagagagggagaggggagcgcgagagagaagagagaaggagagagagggatgggaaaggaggggtgggagagagagagagagagaagagagatgggcaaagaggagggaggcagtgacagagaggcgagatagagagggagggggaaagggagagagagaggagagaggggcgagagcgcgagggaggaaggcgaggggagaatgaggagagaagaggagagagaagagagagagaagagagagagagagggagagcgagagagagagaagaggaggggagagtgagtgaggagggagtgcgggggcgagatgagatgagaggagggaggaagagagaaaaggaggggagagagaagagcagagaagagggaggagagagagagagagagagagagagaaggaagggaaagagagcgagcgagggagagagagggagaaggagagaggggagagagggtgaaggagagggcgaggagatgggaggagaggagaggcgggaggaggagtggaggagagaagggtgagagggagcaggagggagagagagggagagagagggagagagagagagagtgagagggggagggggaagagaggagagagatagagggaggagcgagaggagagagagagaaagaggcagcgagagagaggggagagaggagagagagagagagagagagtcgagggaCAGAGAGCCGAAaagcgagaaggggagagcgaggaaaaagctagaggagggagagagaaaagagagaggaggagggggagtaggaggggagagggagggaaggcgggagcgagagaagaggggaggagagagagagagagatagagagatggggagaagagagagtgagagaaaggggagcgagaggagaagaggagaggggagagaggaaaaagggagcgaaaagagagaaaaagagaggaggagaagagagcgagagaggggaagaggagaaagggaaagaggaattgaggggaagagagaggagatgagcagagagagaaggagagggaccgagagggaggggaaacgaggagagagagagagagggaaggaggagggagagagagagggacggatagaggaagagagaggagggagagcgagaagagagagagcggagagagagagggagagagagagagagagcagagaagagagaggaggggagaggggaaaagagagggaagagagagagaggagagcggagagagagagagagtgagtgaggatgagTGAGGAGGTGAGCGGGAGGATGGatcgaaaagggagagaagacgagaagagaggggcgagagagaggaggagcgcgggggagagagagagggagagggacgagagctgagagagagagaagaggggaggacaggcggtcgagagcgagagagctggagagagggagagcgagcgaaggagagagcaagagagagaggagagagagcagagagcgaggagaggggaggatagggagcgggagaagggagagagagagagagaggagagaggagagagagagagcagagagaggcgagagatagagagcagagagaggagggaggagtgagtgaggaggagggagatagaggcagagggaggcagagagagagggaggggagagagaggaggggccgagggggcgagagagcgaggagagaaagagagaaagaagagagagagagagcgggggagggcgagaggaagagagagagacgacggcgagagggggggggagagagagggacgagctagagagagggagcggcGGCGTGCGGAggcggggacgggaggggagagagagggaggagtagggagagagagagaagtgggagaggaggaggggggacggagggaagaggagcgagagcgagcgggagagagagagagaccgcgccCGAGGCTCGCTCCTCCCCTGCCCGAGGGaaagcctttttctctcttctttctctctctctctctctctctctctctctctctctctctctctctctctctatctatctatctctctctgtctctctctctctctctctctctctgtctctctctctctctctctctctctctctctgtctctctctctctctctctctctctctctctctctctctctctctctctctcgctgtctctctctctctctatctatctatctatctatctatctatcttattttctttctctcagtctctctctcccgctctctctctctctctctctctctctctctctccctctctctctctctctctctctctctctctcgctctctctctctctctctgtctctgcctctctctctctctttctctttctgtctctctctgtctctctctctctctctctctctctctctctctctctctctctctctctctctctcgctctctctctctctctctctcttcctctcaccctctctctctctctgtctgtctgtctctctctctctctctcactctctctctctctctctctctgtctctctctctgtctctctctctctctctctatctatctatctatctatcttattctctttctctcagtctctctctctctctctctctctctctctctctctctctctctctctctctctctctctctctctctctctctctctctctctgtctctctctctgtctctctctctctctctctctatctatctatctatctatcttattctctttctctcagtctctctctctctttctctctttctttctttctctctctctctctctctctctctctctctctctctctctctctctctctctctctctctcactctcttccaatctctctctctctctcaatctctctctctcagtctctttctctctctctctctctctctctctctctctctctctctctctctctctctctctctctctctctctctctctctctctctctctctctctctctctctctctctctctctctctctgtctctctctctctctctctctctctctctgtctgtctctctctctctctctctctctctctctctctctctgtctctctctctctatctatctatctatctacctatctatctatctatcttattctctttctctcagtctc
This region includes:
- the LOC125028792 gene encoding aggrecan core protein-like, with product MTVQEVTVREVTVHEVTVREVTVHKVTVREVTVRKVPVREVTVREVTVRKVTVHEVTVHKVTVCKVTVREVTVREVTVRKVTNHEVTVHKVTVCKVTVREVTVREVTVHKVTVHEVTVRKVTVHEVTVREVTVREVTVRKVTVREVTVRKVTVREVTVREVTVREVTVHKVTVHEVTVRKVTVHEVTVHKVTVREVTVRKVTVREVTVRKVTVREVTVRKVTVREVTVREVTVHKVTVHEVTVRKVTVHEVTVHKVTVREVTVRKVTVREVTVRKVTVREVTVRKVTVREVTVHKVTVHEVTVRKVTVHEVTVHKVTVREVTVRKVTVHEVTVLTVHKVTVHKVTAREVTVRKVTVHEVTVHKVTVREVTVRKVTVHEVTVRKVTVRKVTVRKVTVRKVTVRKVTVHKVTVHKVSVREVTVHKVTVLTVRKVTVREVTVRKVTVREATVRKVTVRKVTVRKVTVRKVTVREVTVRIMSP